A single Macaca fascicularis isolate 582-1 chromosome 13, T2T-MFA8v1.1 DNA region contains:
- the OST4 gene encoding dolichyl-diphosphooligosaccharide--protein glycosyltransferase subunit 4 — MITDVQLAIFANMLGVSLFLLVVLYHYVAVNNPKKQE; from the coding sequence ATGATCACCGACGTGCAGCTCGCCATCTTCGCCAACATGCTGGGCGTGTCGCTCTTCTTGCTTGTTGTTCTCTATCACTACGTGGCCGTCAACAATCCCAAGAAGCAGGAATGA